In one Streptomyces venezuelae genomic region, the following are encoded:
- a CDS encoding DUF3291 domain-containing protein — translation MPQLALYTFGVLKSPLADASPLTREFYDIGGTVYQTISRHPGYIAHAEPAGDDRGKLFGADWGAWGEFTVPTWYDKGRTPETTALAATLSLWTDVRPAFDAIYTGMHRKALNRRYDWFERTGHPNYVFWWVSDDAIPTWQDGVSRLEYLQDGDPAPHAFTFHHSFTPEGAPSGKGVGAGAGTPS, via the coding sequence ATGCCCCAGCTTGCTCTGTACACCTTCGGCGTCCTGAAGTCCCCTCTCGCCGACGCCTCGCCGCTGACGCGCGAGTTCTACGACATCGGCGGGACCGTCTACCAGACGATCAGCCGGCACCCCGGATACATCGCGCACGCCGAGCCCGCGGGCGACGACCGGGGCAAGCTCTTCGGCGCGGACTGGGGTGCGTGGGGCGAGTTCACCGTACCGACCTGGTACGACAAGGGCCGCACGCCGGAGACCACCGCTCTGGCCGCGACCCTGTCGCTCTGGACCGATGTGCGCCCCGCCTTCGACGCCATCTACACCGGCATGCACCGCAAGGCGCTGAACAGGCGTTACGACTGGTTCGAGAGGACGGGGCACCCAAACTACGTGTTCTGGTGGGTCTCCGACGACGCAATACCCACCTGGCAGGACGGGGTCTCCCGACTGGAGTACCTCCAGGACGGCGACCCCGCGCCGCACGCCTTCACCTTCCACCACTCGTTCACCCCGGAGGGGGCTCCGAGCGGGAAGGGCGTGGGCGCGGGGGCGGGGACACCGTCATGA
- a CDS encoding DUF4360 domain-containing protein, with protein MAGALLLSGAVAALFGSTLPAHNPTTILDPPPDKIVIEVATVNGSGCPLGTAAVAVSQDNTAFTVTYSDYLAKAGGGADPTAFRRNCQLSLIVHVPSGFTYAIASADYRGYAALQPGAKGTEKASYYFQGSPQTAAISHEFKGAYNDNWQATDTTDWAQLVWAPCGVKRNFNVNTELRVDLGTSDPAKSSFMTMDSTDGDISTIYHMAWKECPRA; from the coding sequence ATGGCCGGTGCACTGTTGCTGAGCGGCGCCGTCGCGGCGCTGTTCGGCTCGACGCTCCCCGCGCACAACCCGACGACGATCCTCGACCCGCCCCCTGACAAGATCGTGATCGAGGTCGCCACGGTGAACGGATCGGGCTGCCCCCTGGGCACCGCGGCCGTCGCCGTCTCGCAGGACAACACGGCTTTCACCGTGACCTACAGCGATTACCTCGCGAAGGCGGGCGGCGGCGCGGACCCCACCGCGTTCCGCAGGAACTGCCAGCTCAGCCTGATCGTGCACGTCCCCTCGGGCTTCACCTACGCGATCGCGAGCGCGGACTACCGCGGCTACGCGGCGCTCCAGCCCGGCGCCAAGGGCACGGAGAAGGCGTCGTACTACTTCCAGGGCTCGCCCCAGACGGCCGCGATCAGCCATGAGTTCAAGGGCGCCTACAACGACAACTGGCAGGCGACCGACACGACGGACTGGGCGCAGCTCGTCTGGGCGCCCTGCGGCGTGAAGCGGAACTTCAACGTCAACACGGAGCTGCGCGTCGACCTCGGGACGTCCGATCCCGCGAAGTCGAGCTTCATGACGATGGACTCGACGGACGGCGACATCAGCACGATCTACCACATGGCGTGGAAGGAGTGCCCGCGCGCCTGA
- a CDS encoding chitosanase, giving the protein METPHHHIRPRPTDTSRRTLLAFIGAAAVAGPLLATQSASAAAPFSSFITAGGLDDPAKKEIAMQIVCSAENSSLDWKKQYRYIEDIDDGRGYTAGIIGFCSGTGDMLDLVELYTQRKPGNVLAKYLPALRRVDGTDSHDGLDPNFTRDWERAADTDAEFRKAQNDERDRVYFNPAVKQGKADGIGTLGQFCYYDAIVMHGDGGDSTSFRNIRKRALRSAKPPAQGGDEVTYLNAFLDARVWAMKQEEAHEDTSRVDTAQRVFLKKRNLNLDPPLDWKVYGDPFHIG; this is encoded by the coding sequence GTGGAAACCCCCCACCACCACATACGCCCGCGCCCCACCGACACCTCCCGTCGCACGCTCCTCGCCTTCATCGGCGCGGCGGCCGTGGCGGGCCCGCTCCTCGCCACGCAGTCCGCGAGCGCGGCCGCCCCGTTCTCGTCCTTCATCACGGCCGGCGGACTCGACGACCCGGCCAAGAAGGAGATCGCGATGCAGATCGTCTGCAGCGCGGAGAACTCCTCGCTCGACTGGAAGAAGCAGTACCGGTACATCGAGGACATCGACGACGGCCGCGGCTACACCGCGGGCATCATCGGCTTCTGCTCCGGCACCGGCGACATGCTCGACCTCGTCGAGCTCTACACGCAGCGCAAGCCGGGCAACGTCCTCGCCAAGTACCTGCCCGCGCTGCGCAGGGTCGACGGCACCGACTCGCACGACGGTCTCGACCCGAATTTCACGCGCGACTGGGAGCGGGCCGCCGACACGGACGCGGAGTTCCGCAAGGCGCAGAACGACGAGCGCGACCGGGTCTACTTCAACCCCGCGGTCAAGCAGGGCAAGGCCGACGGCATCGGCACGCTCGGCCAGTTCTGTTACTACGACGCCATCGTCATGCACGGTGACGGCGGCGACTCCACCAGCTTCCGCAACATCCGCAAGCGCGCCCTGCGCTCGGCCAAGCCGCCGGCCCAGGGCGGCGACGAGGTGACGTACCTGAACGCCTTCCTCGACGCGCGGGTCTGGGCGATGAAGCAGGAGGAGGCCCACGAGGACACCAGCCGCGTGGACACGGCTCAGCGCGTCTTCCTGAAGAAGCGGAACCTCAACCTGGACCCGCCGCTGGACTGGAAGGTCTACGGCGACCCGTTCCACATCGGCTAG
- a CDS encoding nuclear transport factor 2 family protein, protein MSETEIPAAEHTKAEIDALTAEFFGAFDNRGGRAADVARIRRLMLPGGVIVVTGPQYAAYTVEEFIEPRERLLTDGRLVEFSEWEISERTDVAGDIACRFGEYAKAGVMDGEPFEGGGTKTMQFVRTPEGWRIAAFSWYDHP, encoded by the coding sequence ATGTCCGAGACCGAGATACCCGCGGCCGAGCACACCAAGGCCGAAATCGACGCACTGACCGCCGAGTTCTTCGGGGCCTTCGACAACCGCGGCGGCAGGGCCGCGGATGTCGCCCGCATCCGCCGGCTCATGCTGCCCGGCGGCGTGATCGTCGTGACAGGGCCGCAGTACGCGGCCTACACCGTCGAGGAGTTCATCGAGCCCCGCGAGCGGCTGCTCACCGACGGCCGCCTCGTGGAGTTCTCCGAGTGGGAGATCTCGGAACGCACCGACGTCGCCGGTGACATCGCGTGCCGGTTCGGCGAGTACGCCAAGGCGGGCGTCATGGACGGCGAGCCGTTCGAGGGCGGCGGCACGAAAACGATGCAGTTCGTGCGTACGCCGGAGGGCTGGCGGATCGCCGCGTTCTCCTGGTACGACCACCCCTGA
- a CDS encoding SgcJ/EcaC family oxidoreductase: protein MRAESSTLRAVDVAAIRQVVADASEFQNDVERFIPLLTVDTTVVNFGGRRVAGRDALEEAMRQALASPLADVVTTVEEEDIRFVRDDVAIVASIKRVSDGRRPGDDGEAVAPLPASAGRLTHVLVKEDGAWRITSSQTTPILG, encoded by the coding sequence ATGCGTGCCGAGTCGTCCACCCTTCGGGCTGTCGATGTCGCCGCCATCCGCCAAGTCGTCGCGGACGCGAGCGAGTTCCAGAACGATGTCGAGCGGTTCATCCCCCTGCTCACCGTCGATACCACCGTGGTGAACTTCGGGGGGCGCCGCGTCGCGGGGCGGGACGCGCTGGAAGAGGCGATGCGGCAGGCGCTCGCGTCGCCGCTCGCCGATGTGGTCACCACGGTCGAGGAGGAGGACATCCGCTTCGTCAGGGACGACGTGGCGATCGTGGCGAGCATCAAGCGCGTATCCGACGGGCGGCGGCCGGGGGACGACGGCGAGGCCGTGGCACCGCTCCCTGCCTCCGCGGGGCGCCTGACGCACGTACTGGTGAAAGAGGACGGGGCCTGGCGGATCACGTCCTCCCAGACCACCCCGATCCTCGGCTGA
- a CDS encoding nucleobase:cation symporter-2 family protein, with product MSSQQKSGDAAAPAPEVHPVDDVHPVDEILPPGRMLVASLQHVASMYAGAVSVPLVVAVAAKMSPGDTAVLMGGSLLMAGIATLLQTLGIGNFIGSRLPFVNGVSFAGVGVMLTIISTQGGVEAGMPVVFGAIIVSSVFGFLVSSYFSRLVRFFPPVVTGSVITLIGVSLIPVAYDWIVDDSPTGTPEPKSIGLAGATVLVMLLLQRFTRGFLKQISMLIAMVFGTLLAIPMGLADFSELDGADPVGIPSPLHFGAPEFNIPAIISMCVVMLVILTESTADMIALGKIVEKDVDEKTIARGLRADALGSALSPLFNAFHASAFAQNIGLVVISKVRSRFVVALSGAILVLIGLSPAAAALISVVPMPVLAAVSLFLFGSIAVSGIQTLLQADLHRGDNALIVVVTLGAGLAPALSDGFYDAFPAWAQIVLGSGISTGCILAVALNLIFNHAGTEKAAVAAETEPAVTH from the coding sequence ATGAGTTCTCAGCAGAAGTCCGGCGACGCCGCGGCGCCCGCCCCCGAGGTCCATCCGGTCGACGACGTCCATCCCGTCGACGAGATCCTGCCGCCGGGCCGCATGCTCGTCGCCAGTCTCCAGCACGTCGCCTCCATGTACGCGGGCGCGGTCTCCGTCCCGCTCGTCGTCGCCGTCGCGGCGAAGATGTCCCCGGGCGACACGGCCGTACTCATGGGCGGCAGCCTCCTCATGGCGGGCATCGCCACCCTGCTCCAGACCCTCGGCATCGGCAACTTCATCGGCTCGCGGCTGCCGTTCGTCAACGGGGTCTCGTTCGCGGGCGTCGGTGTGATGCTGACGATCATCTCGACGCAGGGCGGCGTCGAGGCGGGCATGCCCGTCGTCTTCGGCGCGATCATCGTCTCAAGTGTCTTCGGATTCCTGGTCAGTTCGTACTTCTCGCGCCTCGTCCGCTTCTTTCCGCCGGTGGTCACGGGCTCGGTCATCACCCTGATCGGGGTGTCGCTCATCCCCGTCGCGTACGACTGGATCGTCGACGACTCGCCGACGGGCACACCGGAGCCGAAGAGCATAGGCCTCGCGGGCGCCACGGTCCTCGTCATGCTCCTGCTGCAACGCTTCACGCGCGGCTTCCTCAAGCAGATCAGCATGCTCATCGCGATGGTCTTCGGCACGCTGCTCGCGATACCGATGGGCCTCGCGGACTTCTCCGAGCTGGACGGCGCTGACCCGGTCGGTATCCCGTCCCCGCTGCACTTCGGCGCCCCGGAGTTCAACATCCCGGCGATCATCTCCATGTGCGTCGTGATGCTCGTGATCCTCACCGAGTCCACGGCCGACATGATCGCCCTCGGGAAGATCGTCGAGAAGGACGTCGACGAGAAGACCATCGCCCGCGGCCTGCGCGCCGACGCGCTCGGCTCCGCGCTCAGCCCGCTCTTCAACGCCTTCCACGCCAGCGCGTTCGCCCAGAACATCGGCCTGGTCGTCATCTCCAAGGTGCGCAGCCGCTTCGTCGTCGCGCTCAGCGGCGCGATCCTCGTCCTCATCGGCCTCAGCCCGGCGGCCGCCGCCCTCATCTCCGTCGTCCCCATGCCGGTCCTCGCCGCCGTCAGCCTCTTCCTCTTCGGCTCCATCGCGGTCAGCGGCATCCAGACGCTGCTCCAGGCGGACCTGCACCGCGGCGACAACGCACTCATCGTGGTCGTCACCCTCGGCGCGGGCCTCGCCCCCGCCCTCTCCGACGGCTTCTACGACGCGTTCCCCGCCTGGGCACAGATCGTCCTCGGCTCCGGAATCTCCACGGGCTGCATCCTCGCCGTGGCACTCAACCTGATCTTCAACCACGCGGGTACGGAGAAGGCGGCGGTCGCCGCGGAGACGGAACCGGCGGTGACGCACTGA
- a CDS encoding nucleobase:cation symporter-2 family protein, whose product MATTGLQHVAAMYAGVVAPPLIVGAAIGLSPKDLTFLTGACLFTAGLATFLQTLGFWKIGARLPFVNGVTFAGVAPMIAVVESTDNKDDALPIIFGAVIVAGVLGFIAAPFFSKMIRFFPPVVTGTVITLIGISLMPVAFGWAQGPVPGADDYGSMKNLGLAGLTLVVVLLLRRFTTGFVKQIAVLLGLVIGTLIAIPFGVTDFGPVGDADIVGFPTPFHFGAPQFAAAAIVSLCVVMVVSMTESTADMLALGEIVERPADEKTIAAGLRADTLGSAVSPLFNGFMCSAFAQNIGLVAMTKIRSRYVVAVGGGFLVLMGLCPMAASLIAVVPRPVLGGAGVVLFGSVAASGIQTLVKANLEKDNNVLIVAVSLAVGLIPIAAPEFYHAFPETAKIILDSGISTGCVAAVLLNLVFNHIGKGRDEDDVTAPMEPGGEIRETRVPGQGHGKSEAIAH is encoded by the coding sequence ATGGCGACCACCGGCCTCCAGCACGTGGCCGCCATGTACGCGGGAGTCGTCGCGCCGCCGCTCATCGTCGGCGCCGCCATCGGACTCTCGCCCAAGGACCTCACGTTCCTGACCGGCGCCTGTCTCTTCACCGCAGGCCTCGCGACCTTCCTCCAGACCCTCGGCTTCTGGAAGATCGGCGCGCGGCTGCCCTTCGTCAACGGCGTCACCTTCGCCGGTGTCGCCCCGATGATCGCGGTCGTCGAGTCGACCGACAACAAGGACGACGCGCTGCCCATCATCTTCGGCGCGGTGATCGTGGCGGGCGTGCTCGGCTTCATCGCCGCCCCGTTCTTCTCGAAGATGATCCGGTTCTTCCCGCCGGTCGTGACCGGCACGGTCATCACCCTCATCGGCATCTCGCTGATGCCGGTCGCCTTCGGCTGGGCGCAGGGACCCGTCCCCGGCGCCGACGACTACGGCTCGATGAAGAACCTGGGCCTCGCCGGCCTCACGCTCGTCGTCGTCCTGCTGCTGCGCCGCTTCACCACCGGCTTCGTGAAGCAGATCGCGGTCCTGCTCGGCCTCGTCATCGGCACGCTCATCGCCATCCCGTTCGGCGTCACGGACTTCGGCCCGGTCGGCGACGCGGACATCGTCGGCTTCCCGACGCCGTTCCACTTCGGCGCCCCGCAGTTCGCGGCCGCCGCGATCGTCTCGCTCTGCGTCGTCATGGTCGTCTCGATGACCGAGTCGACGGCCGACATGCTCGCCCTCGGCGAGATCGTGGAGCGTCCCGCCGACGAGAAGACCATCGCCGCCGGTCTGCGTGCCGACACCCTCGGCTCGGCGGTCAGCCCGCTCTTCAACGGCTTCATGTGCAGCGCCTTCGCGCAGAACATCGGCCTGGTCGCGATGACGAAGATCCGCAGCCGGTACGTGGTCGCCGTCGGCGGCGGCTTCCTCGTCCTGATGGGCCTGTGCCCGATGGCCGCGTCGCTCATCGCGGTCGTGCCGCGCCCCGTGCTCGGCGGCGCGGGCGTGGTCCTGTTCGGCTCGGTCGCGGCGAGCGGCATCCAGACGCTGGTCAAGGCGAACCTGGAGAAGGACAACAACGTCCTTATCGTGGCCGTCTCGCTCGCCGTCGGCCTCATCCCGATCGCGGCGCCGGAGTTCTACCACGCGTTCCCGGAGACCGCGAAGATCATCCTCGACTCGGGCATCTCGACGGGCTGTGTGGCCGCCGTGCTCCTGAACCTGGTCTTCAACCACATCGGCAAGGGCCGCGACGAGGACGACGTGACGGCACCGATGGAGCCGGGCGGTGAGATCCGGGAGACGCGCGTGCCGGGTCAGGGTCACGGCAAGAGTGAGGCGATAGCCCACTGA
- a CDS encoding 8-oxoguanine deaminase: MAASATPEGAVERIVIENAAIATVDANDTEYASGYVVVAGNKIESIGAGKAPEGLANVVRRVDATGHLVTPGLVNTHHHFYQWITRGLATDHNLFNWLVALYPTWARIDEQMTYAAAQGSLGMMARGGVTTAMDHHYVFPQGSGDLSGSIIRAASEMGVRFTLARGSMDRSEKDGGLPPDFAVETLEGALAATEETVKKHHDASFDAMTQVAVAPCSPFSVSTELLKQGAELARRLGVRLHTHGSETVEEEKFCHELFGMGPTDYFESTGWLGEDVWMAHCVHMNDSDIEAFARTKTGVAHCPSSNARLAAGIARVPDMLKAGVPVGLGVDGTASNESGELHTELRNALLINRLGAHREAALNARQALRLGTYGGAQVLGRATQIGSLEAGKLADLVLWKIDGIGHASIADPVTAIVFGAAAPVSLSLVNGKPVVENGTLLHADEDAIARSTREQAQRLARIAAES, encoded by the coding sequence ATGGCAGCATCGGCAACCCCTGAAGGCGCCGTCGAGCGCATCGTCATCGAGAACGCCGCGATCGCGACGGTCGACGCCAACGACACCGAGTACGCCTCGGGGTACGTGGTCGTCGCCGGGAACAAGATCGAGTCGATCGGCGCCGGCAAGGCCCCCGAGGGCCTGGCGAACGTCGTACGCCGTGTCGACGCCACCGGCCACCTCGTCACCCCCGGCCTGGTCAACACGCACCACCACTTCTACCAGTGGATCACCCGGGGCCTGGCCACCGACCACAACCTGTTCAACTGGCTGGTGGCGCTGTACCCGACGTGGGCGCGCATCGACGAGCAGATGACATACGCGGCCGCGCAGGGTTCCCTCGGCATGATGGCCCGCGGCGGCGTCACCACCGCCATGGACCACCACTACGTGTTCCCGCAGGGCTCCGGCGACCTCTCCGGGTCCATCATCCGTGCCGCCTCCGAGATGGGCGTCCGCTTCACCCTGGCCCGCGGTTCCATGGACCGCAGCGAGAAGGACGGTGGTCTGCCGCCGGACTTCGCCGTCGAGACCCTGGAGGGCGCGCTCGCCGCCACCGAGGAGACCGTCAAGAAGCACCACGACGCGTCCTTCGACGCGATGACGCAGGTCGCCGTCGCGCCGTGCTCGCCGTTCTCCGTATCCACCGAACTCCTCAAGCAGGGCGCCGAGTTGGCCCGGCGCCTGGGCGTGCGTCTGCACACCCACGGCAGCGAGACGGTCGAGGAGGAGAAGTTCTGCCACGAGCTGTTCGGCATGGGCCCGACCGACTACTTCGAGTCCACCGGCTGGCTCGGTGAGGACGTGTGGATGGCGCACTGCGTCCACATGAACGACTCCGACATCGAGGCGTTCGCCCGCACGAAGACGGGTGTCGCCCACTGCCCGTCCTCCAACGCCCGCCTCGCCGCCGGTATCGCCCGCGTCCCCGACATGCTCAAGGCGGGCGTCCCCGTCGGCCTCGGCGTCGACGGCACCGCGTCCAACGAGTCCGGCGAGCTCCACACCGAGCTGCGCAACGCCCTGCTGATCAACCGCCTCGGCGCCCACAGGGAAGCGGCCCTGAACGCCCGTCAGGCCCTGCGCCTCGGCACCTACGGCGGCGCGCAGGTCCTCGGCCGCGCCACGCAGATCGGTTCCCTGGAGGCCGGCAAGCTCGCCGACCTGGTCCTCTGGAAGATCGACGGCATCGGGCACGCCTCGATCGCCGACCCGGTGACCGCCATCGTCTTCGGTGCGGCCGCCCCCGTCTCGCTCTCCCTCGTCAACGGCAAGCCGGTCGTCGAGAACGGCACCCTGCTGCACGCCGACGAGGACGCCATCGCCCGCTCCACCCGCGAGCAGGCCCAGCGTCTCGCGCGCATCGCCGCCGAGAGCTGA
- a CDS encoding nucleobase:cation symporter-2 family protein: MAQPAKGPAAAEGPCSTPPDTADSAATADCHPVDEKLHPSRLVPAALQHIAAMYAGVVTPPLIIGQACGLDTVAQTRLIAAGLLIAGLATILQTLGVKGFVGNRLPFVNAASSAGIAPILAIAETNAKGDQLPAIYGAVMVAGVFCLAVGPFFGKLLRFFPPLVTGVVITLIGVTLMPVPVKWAQGGDDTDPTFGDMKYLALAAFTLVVILLFQRFGRGFLKQVALLAGMFIGTLAAIPFGMADFTSVQTAPLAALPTPFASGAPVFQPAAILSLCIVMLVLMTESAAGMLALGEICERKTDGRTITRGLRTDGIATLVGPVFGGFPTSAFAQNVGVVSLTRVRSRYVVAVAGGALIVLGAFPVLGAVVNVVPMPVLGGAGIVLFGSIAVSGIRTLSEAGLDDSSNIILVAVALGAGIIPLAAPTFYAEFPAWAQTVLGSGISAGALVAVTLNLFFHHLGTRGSTAAALKSS, translated from the coding sequence ATGGCACAGCCTGCAAAGGGGCCGGCAGCAGCCGAAGGCCCGTGTTCCACCCCACCGGACACAGCTGACAGCGCAGCAACTGCCGACTGTCACCCGGTGGATGAGAAGCTCCACCCCTCGCGGCTCGTCCCCGCCGCACTCCAGCACATCGCCGCCATGTACGCGGGTGTGGTCACCCCTCCGCTCATCATCGGCCAGGCCTGTGGCCTGGACACCGTGGCCCAGACCCGGCTCATCGCCGCCGGACTGCTGATCGCCGGTCTCGCCACCATCCTGCAGACCCTCGGCGTCAAGGGCTTCGTGGGCAACCGCCTGCCGTTCGTGAACGCCGCCTCCTCGGCGGGCATCGCGCCCATCCTCGCGATCGCCGAGACCAACGCCAAAGGCGATCAACTCCCCGCGATCTACGGCGCGGTGATGGTCGCGGGCGTCTTCTGCCTCGCCGTCGGACCGTTCTTCGGCAAGCTGCTCCGCTTCTTCCCGCCGCTGGTCACCGGCGTCGTCATCACGCTCATCGGCGTCACGCTGATGCCCGTGCCCGTGAAGTGGGCGCAGGGCGGCGACGACACCGACCCGACGTTCGGCGACATGAAGTACCTGGCGCTCGCCGCCTTCACGCTCGTCGTGATCCTGCTCTTCCAGCGATTCGGACGCGGTTTCCTCAAGCAAGTCGCCCTGCTGGCAGGCATGTTCATCGGCACGCTCGCCGCGATCCCGTTCGGCATGGCCGACTTCACGTCGGTGCAGACGGCCCCGCTCGCCGCCCTGCCCACGCCGTTCGCCTCCGGCGCCCCCGTCTTCCAGCCCGCCGCGATCCTCTCGCTCTGCATCGTGATGCTGGTCCTGATGACCGAGTCCGCGGCCGGCATGCTCGCCCTCGGCGAGATCTGCGAGCGCAAGACCGACGGCAGGACCATCACCCGCGGCCTGCGCACCGACGGCATCGCCACCCTGGTCGGACCGGTCTTCGGCGGCTTCCCCACCTCGGCCTTCGCGCAGAACGTCGGCGTGGTCTCGCTGACCCGCGTACGCAGCCGCTATGTCGTCGCGGTCGCGGGCGGCGCGCTCATCGTGCTCGGTGCCTTCCCGGTGCTCGGCGCCGTCGTGAACGTCGTCCCCATGCCGGTACTCGGCGGTGCGGGCATCGTCCTCTTCGGCTCCATCGCCGTCAGCGGCATCCGAACGCTCTCCGAGGCGGGCCTCGACGACAGCTCCAACATCATTCTGGTGGCCGTGGCGCTCGGTGCGGGCATCATCCCGCTCGCCGCCCCCACCTTCTACGCGGAGTTCCCCGCCTGGGCACAGACCGTGCTCGGCTCCGGCATCAGCGCCGGCGCGCTCGTCGCGGTCACGCTCAACCTGTTCTTTCACCATCTCGGCACCCGTGGCTCCACGGCCGCGGCACTCAAATCTTCCTAG
- the pucL gene encoding factor-independent urate hydroxylase — protein sequence MPTILGQNQYGKAENRVVKITRDGDTHHIKDLNVSVALSGDLDDVHYNGSNANCLPTDTTKNTCFAFAKEYGIESAEQYGIHLARHFVDSQPSIHRARIRIEEYSWERIGGSDSNAKFIGADEVNHSFVRKGQETRLAQITYDGENFEVLSGLKDLTVMNSTNSEFWGFIKDKYTTLQEDYDRILATSLSTWWRHNWTNDEQRMPSWERSYEQAKKHILHAFVETYSLSLQQTLYQMGSRVINNRSEIDEIRFSAPNKHHFRQDLSPFGLDNEAKDGAVYYAADRPYGLIEATILRDGVEPKIPVDMTNL from the coding sequence ATGCCCACCATTCTGGGACAGAACCAGTACGGCAAGGCTGAGAACCGGGTCGTAAAGATCACGCGGGACGGCGACACCCATCACATCAAGGACCTGAACGTCTCCGTCGCCCTCTCCGGCGACCTGGACGACGTCCACTACAACGGCTCGAACGCCAACTGCCTGCCGACGGACACGACGAAGAACACCTGCTTCGCGTTCGCCAAGGAGTACGGCATCGAGTCCGCCGAGCAGTACGGCATCCACCTCGCCCGGCACTTCGTGGACAGCCAGCCCTCGATCCACCGCGCGCGGATCCGGATCGAGGAGTACAGCTGGGAGCGCATCGGCGGCTCCGACAGCAACGCCAAGTTCATCGGCGCCGACGAGGTCAACCACTCCTTCGTCCGCAAGGGGCAGGAGACGCGCCTCGCCCAGATCACGTACGACGGCGAGAACTTCGAGGTCCTCTCGGGTCTGAAGGACCTGACCGTGATGAACTCCACGAACTCCGAGTTCTGGGGCTTCATCAAGGACAAGTACACGACCCTCCAGGAAGACTACGACCGCATCCTCGCCACCTCCCTGTCCACCTGGTGGCGGCACAACTGGACCAACGACGAGCAGCGCATGCCGAGTTGGGAGCGGTCGTACGAGCAGGCGAAGAAGCACATCCTGCACGCCTTCGTGGAGACCTACTCCCTCTCCCTGCAGCAGACGCTGTACCAGATGGGCTCGCGGGTCATCAACAACCGCAGCGAGATCGACGAGATCCGCTTCTCCGCGCCCAACAAGCACCACTTCCGTCAGGACCTCTCGCCCTTCGGCCTCGACAACGAAGCCAAGGACGGAGCCGTCTACTACGCCGCCGACCGCCCGTACGGCCTGATCGAGGCCACGATTCTGCGGGACGGCGTCGAGCCGAAGATCCCGGTCGACATGACCAACCTCTGA
- the uraH gene encoding hydroxyisourate hydrolase, with amino-acid sequence MSTETTASVSTHILDTSVGRPAEGVAISLSARSGAGDEWKALGGSATDADGRCKDLPALPEGTSHVRLDFETEAYFLSKNNQQAEAQQDAPANRDSGATGAFFPEVAITFAVKPGEHYHVPLLLNPFGYSVYRGS; translated from the coding sequence ATGAGCACGGAAACGACCGCTTCGGTGTCCACGCACATCCTGGACACCAGCGTCGGCCGCCCCGCCGAGGGCGTCGCCATCTCCCTGTCCGCCCGCAGTGGTGCAGGGGATGAGTGGAAGGCGCTCGGCGGCAGTGCGACCGACGCGGACGGGCGGTGCAAGGACCTGCCGGCCCTGCCGGAAGGCACCAGCCATGTACGTCTCGACTTCGAGACCGAGGCGTACTTCCTGAGCAAGAACAACCAGCAAGCCGAGGCGCAGCAGGACGCCCCCGCGAATCGGGACAGCGGTGCGACCGGAGCGTTCTTCCCGGAGGTGGCGATCACGTTCGCCGTCAAGCCGGGCGAGCACTACCACGTACCGCTGCTGCTCAACCCGTTCGGCTACTCCGTTTACCGAGGGAGCTAG
- the uraD gene encoding 2-oxo-4-hydroxy-4-carboxy-5-ureidoimidazoline decarboxylase produces the protein MTSSTTPGLTRFNALEEAAATAALHEACASSAWGSKLLAQRPYPTVEALFAASDAAMAELTAEDLAEAMAGHPPIGRPKPGDPTSAREQRGMAGASEELKAELLELNLAYQEKFGHVFLICATGATAEFMLGQLKIRIENEAEGEREIVRSELGKINRIRLTRLVEEGNDA, from the coding sequence GTGACTTCGAGTACGACGCCGGGTCTCACCCGGTTCAACGCCTTGGAGGAGGCCGCGGCCACCGCCGCCCTCCACGAGGCCTGCGCCTCTTCGGCCTGGGGAAGCAAGCTGCTTGCCCAGCGCCCCTACCCCACCGTCGAAGCCCTCTTCGCCGCCAGCGACGCCGCCATGGCCGAGCTCACCGCCGAGGATCTGGCCGAGGCGATGGCGGGGCACCCGCCGATCGGCCGCCCGAAGCCGGGGGACCCGACCTCCGCCCGCGAACAGCGCGGCATGGCCGGGGCCTCCGAGGAGCTCAAGGCCGAACTGCTCGAACTGAACCTGGCCTACCAGGAGAAGTTCGGTCACGTCTTCCTGATCTGCGCGACCGGCGCGACAGCCGAGTTCATGCTCGGCCAGCTCAAGATCCGGATCGAGAACGAGGCGGAGGGAGAGCGCGAGATCGTCCGCAGCGAACTGGGCAAGATCAACCGCATCCGCCTGACCCGCCTCGTGGAAGAAGGAAACGACGCATGA